In the Candidatus Delongbacteria bacterium genome, TATACTATACAAAATCTCGGTGGCACATTTGATAAAGCACATTTAACATATTTGGAACAACTTATGATTCAGAAAGCAATTGAGACTGATCGCTATAAAGTTGAAAATGCAAATGGTGGAAAATATACATCAATACCAGAATCGAAAATGAATGAGTGCCTAGTATATTTTGAGACTATCAAAACGCTCGTAAAATCTCTTGGGTTTCATGTGTTTGTTCCTGAAGTTGAGAAAGAACAACTATCTGAAGAGACTAGATTCTATTTCAAAAGTAAAGACAATTTATGGGACGCACAAGGTATTTTCATTGATGAGAAATTTGTAGTCTTAAAAGGTTCGGTTGCTAGATTTGAACCAACTAAACATAAAAGATCGTCTAGTTATCTGAAATTCAGAGACAAACTCATTGATGATGGGATTATTGCATCCCAAAATGAAGTATTGCAATTCATTAAGGATTATGGATTCAATTCTCCGAGTCAAGCTGCTGATATTGTATCTTTAGGGAGCAACAATGGCTGGACAGTTTGGAAAACAAAAGATGGTAAAACTTTAGAAGAAGTGTATCCAAGATAATAACTCAAGTAAAGGAGGGGGGATTCTTGTGAAGTACAATTCAATTAGAGAATATATAGATGAACTCTATTACAATGACATTTTCGAAGAAGTTAATGACTACTTTTTAAAGAACAGGTTTCAGTTGAATTTTAATACAAATTTAATCCCTAATCCTAGCTATGTAAAACTTGAAGATATCTCAATTGAGAAGATTTATTATAGAGATGATATTTTTCAAGATAAAGATGAGTTTAAGTTAACTATCTCTGCTGAGTTTAATGTATCTGGGAAGAGTCGATATGACTATGAAAATGACATCAAGAATATGTGGTTTATTGCAACATGTTACGGGGTGTTTGAAAATGGAATTAGAAACTTTAAAATTGATTCAGTTGAAGAATACATTAATGATCCATATCCATATAAAAAAGCATTATCACAGTATGCAATCCCGTATATTCCATCAGAAGATTTAGATAAGAGAGCAGAAGCATTTCTAGAAAAGTATTACAAAGAAGCACTTGAGGTTCCAATGGCCTTGCCAGTAAAAAACATACTACAAAATATAGGTGTTCATGCATATTATGCGCCATTAAGTGATGATGTATATGGCAAAGCTTTTTTTAGCGTGTCTAAAGAAGAAGTGTATGATAAAAACAAGAATATTGTCATAAAACAAATTAAACCCAGATCTATTCTAATTAATAGAAATATAAAAAGAATCAATGGCTTGGGGAGTATTAATAACACAATTATTCACGAATGTATTCATATCGAATTGCATTCTAAATTCTTTG is a window encoding:
- a CDS encoding GIY-YIG nuclease family protein, with the protein product MILAKTIEIYLPTGDASKVSQARITTEAIKIVYVAKSEIDNRKVDLDTIGCYILVGVDSTGDKMVYIGESENIFTRLQDHKKKKDFWDGVYTIQNLGGTFDKAHLTYLEQLMIQKAIETDRYKVENANGGKYTSIPESKMNECLVYFETIKTLVKSLGFHVFVPEVEKEQLSEETRFYFKSKDNLWDAQGIFIDEKFVVLKGSVARFEPTKHKRSSSYLKFRDKLIDDGIIASQNEVLQFIKDYGFNSPSQAADIVSLGSNNGWTVWKTKDGKTLEEVYPR